Proteins encoded within one genomic window of Humulus lupulus chromosome 1, drHumLupu1.1, whole genome shotgun sequence:
- the LOC133785004 gene encoding uncharacterized protein LOC133785004 — MDSPNSPNPYNNMSLEDIIIVECTDDHDDQYFKALMDGGISTRQGRKRAHIDRGHVEGHQRLFGDYFSDEPVYTEYQFRRRFRMRRHVFLRILQDLENHSEYFHTRFDAVGRRGLSPLQKCTAAMRMLAYGAPADYVDGYVRIGETTAIECLVNFVRGVNDIFGIEYLRRPNAGDIRRLLQMGEVRGFPGMLGSIDCMHWEWKNCTVAWKCQFTRGDHGRQTIMLEAFASQDLWIWHSFFGVPGSNNDLNLLNQSPIFTDILQGQASRVEFMINGTQYNKGYYLADGIYPEWGTFVKTIPLPQGDKRKLFARCQEAVRKDVERAFGVLQSRFAIVRGPARFWQRDVLKDIMYACIILHNIIVEDEKDAYESLFDFNYDDGPANTLMVEVLHGPISDFPTMLQRNAEIRDRNIHRNFQADLV, encoded by the coding sequence ATGGATTCGCCAAATTCTCCGAATCCATACAACAATATGAGTCTAGAGGATATCATAATTGTAGAGTGTACTGACGATCATGATGATCAATATTTCAAAGCGCTCATGGATGGGGGTATCTCAACAAGACAAGGAAGAAAGAGAGCCCACATTGATAGGGGTCATGTAGAAGGACACCAACGTTTGTTTGGTGACTACTTTTCTGATGAACCAGTGTATACAGAATATCAATTTCGAAGAAGATTTAGAATGCGTAGACATGTATTCCTACGCATATTGCAAGATCTAGAAAATCATTCAGAGTATTTCCATACGAGGTTTGATGCAGTCGGTAGAAGGGGGCTTTCGCCATTACAGAAGTGCACCGCTGCTATGCGAATGTTGGCATATGGAGCGCCTGCCGATTATGTTGATGGGTATGTTCGAATTGGTGAAACTACTGCTATTGAATGTCTAGTCAATTTTGTTCGAGGAGtgaatgatatttttgggatcgaATATTTAAGACGGCCCAATGCTGGGGACATTCGTCGCTTACTTCAAATGGGGGAGGTGCGTGGTTTTCCAGGCATGTTGGGAAGCATTGATTGTATGCACTGGGAATGGAAAAATTGCACAGTTGCATGGAAATGTCAATTCACTCGAGGTGATCACGGCAGACAAACAATCATGCTCGAAGCATTTGCGTCACAAGATCTTTGGATATGGCATTCATTTTTTGGTGTTCCAGGATCCAATAATGATCTCAACttgttaaatcaatccccaaTATTCACTGATATCTTACAAGGGCAAGCTTCGAGAGTTGAGTTTATGATAAATGGCACACAATACAACAAGGGGTACTATCTAGCAGATGGTATCTATCCAGAGTGGGGTACATTTGTTAAAACTATCCCACTGCCTCAAGGagataaaagaaaattatttgccCGATGCCAAGAAGCAGTACGCAAAGATGTTGAGCGAGCATTCGGAGTACTTCAATCTCGTTTTGCTATTGTACGAGGACCAGCACGTTTTTGGCAAAGAGATGTTCTTAAAGATATTATGTATGCATGCATCATATTGCACAACATTATTGTCGAGGATGAAAAAGATGCATATGAGAGTTTGTttgattttaattatgatgaCGGCCCCGCCAACACCCTAATGGTTGAAGTATTGCATGGACCTATTTCTGACTTCCCGACAATGCTTCAAAGAAATGCTGAAATTCGTGATAGAAACATTCATCGCAATTTTCAGGCGGACTTGGTATAA
- the LOC133784944 gene encoding uncharacterized protein LOC133784944 — MNQKVGCFNECYKRVQQAHHSGWSDEQILENAHQLYKSENNYSNFLLVDCWRLLKDEPKWNTMYQPKCGKRTKVSDTGAFTSSSNADISDDEVREVHPTGQKAAKRKGKEKKDTHARFIEISEQKAYALEKLVAIKEKNAEDNRMTKYMDYLIMDTSHMTPEQKKDHENVCTYIKNNILKL; from the coding sequence ATGAATCAAAAGGTGGGGTGTTTCAATGAGTGTTATAAACGAGTACAACAAGCACATCACAGTGGTTGGTCTGATGAGCAAATTCTTGAGAATGCACATCAATTGTACAAATCTGAAAATAACTACTCAAATTTTTTGCTTGTGGACTGTTGGAGATTGCTAAAGGATGAGCCGAAATGGAATACAATGTACCAACCAAAATGTGGTAAGAGAACAAAGGTGTCAGATACAGGGGCatttacttcttcttccaatgcagaCATCAGTGATGATGAAGTACGTGAAGTGCACCCTACTGGCCAAAAGGCAGCAAagagaaaagggaaggaaaaaaaagacaCACATGCTAGATTTATAGAGATTAGTGAACAGAAAGCATATGCATTGGAGAAATTGGTGGCGATAAAGGAGAAAAATGCAGAAGATAATAGGATGACAAAATACATGGATTATCTCATCATGGACACGTCGCATATGACTCCTGAACAAAAGAAAGATCATGAAAACGTGTGTActtatattaagaataatatcctGAAGTTGTAA
- the LOC133786110 gene encoding protein CHROMOSOME TRANSMISSION FIDELITY 7 yields MQSKISAFFKTSSSSLIESPNPPPITEENGELDIWETKEHQFFNAYTRRARDPNSGEREKAKDSQRLEKTVSGSITSKSESFTPKKTMVKNKKRSYAQYHLDLGQSDFNFHSCFTCGFKYSPGDESDEKTHKEFHKNYTHGIQFKGWSSERVIQMPTIEGGRIVMVLDSDSTAQKKKVVEAMNMMEIELGSGFIFPKFCKVLLFILSSRVAGCLIAEPIEKAFKVISNSADNDAINTKEQGTKPTILQFGDISFQRETVKRSHSASNTNMLDGDLGNAVVCEEVAVPAVCGIRAIWVSPVNRRKRIATQLLDAVRKSFCTGFVLERSQLAFSPLTWSGKALASSYIGKRSFLVYKPNILNSVEST; encoded by the exons ATGCAGTCCAAAATCAGCGCCTTTTTCAaaacctcttcttcttctttgattgAATCCCCAAACCCACCTCCGATTACTGAAGAAAATGGCGAATTAGACATCTGGGAGACGAAAGAACACCAGTTTTTCAACGCATACACTCGAAGAGCTCGCGACCCAAACAG TGGGGAAAGGGAAAAAGCCAAAGACAGCCAACGGCTGGAAAAAACCGTTTCCGGTAGTATCACTTCGAAGTCTGAATCGTTTACACCAAAGAAAACAATGGTGAAAAACAAGAAGAGAAGTTATGCCCAGTACCATTTAGATTTGGGTCAGTCTGATTTTAACTTTCATAGTTGTTTCACATGTGGTTTTAAGTATTCTCCTGGGGATGAAAGTGATGAGAAGACTCATAAGGAATTTCATAAGAACTATACCCATGGAATTCAGTTTAAG GGTTGGTCTAGTGAAAGGGTTATTCAGATGCCTACCATTGAAGGTGGTCGGATTGTTATGGTGTTGGATAGTGATTCTACTGCCCAAAAGAAGAAG GTTGTGGAAGCTATGAATATGATGGAGATTGAGCTTGGAAGTGGATTTATTTTCCCTAAGTTTTGTAAG GTCTTACTGTTCATTCTATCCAGTAGGGTAGCTGGATGCCTAATTGCCGAACCAATAGAGAAGGCATTCAAAGTCATCTCAAATTCAGCAGACAATGATGCTATTAACACAAAAGAACAAGGAACCAAACCAACCATCCTTCAATTTGGGGACATTAGTTTTCAGAGGGAGACAGTGAAAAGATCTCATTCTGCTAGTAATACTAACATGTTGGACGGAGACCTTGGTAACGCAGTTGTTTGCGAGGAGGTAGCAGTGCCTGCTGTCTGTGGCATTAGAGCAATTTGGGTGTCTCCTGTCAACAGAAGAAAACGAATAGCCACCCAGTTGCTGGATGCAGTGAG GAAAAGCTTTTGCACTGGATTTGTTCTTGAACGGTCTCAGCTAGCATTTTCTCCACTCACTTGGAGTGGAAAGGCATTGGCATCAAGCTACATTGGCAAACGATCTTTTCTGGTTTACAAACCCAATATTTTAAACTCGGTTGAGTCAACATAA
- the LOC133786102 gene encoding putative pentatricopeptide repeat-containing protein At5g59200, chloroplastic, which yields MSCSTLVIIQGNSVLPRNPKLKSKNSLYRREVISVSQNCKHINQVRSLHAKIVRNGQEQDAFIVFELLRLCSKNNSIDYAYNIFRRVQTPNVYLYTALIDGLVLNGSYFDGFRLYCRMVDDSIVPDNYAVTSVLKACGFQLALKQGREIHGQAIKLGLCSNRSVKMKLIEVYGKCGEFVDARRVFDEMPEHDLVASTIMMSSCFSYGLVEEGNAIFNRLRTKDTVCWTAMIDGLVKNGEMNWALELFREMQMKNVKPNESTIVCVLSACSQLGALELGRWVHSYMEKYQIKLNHIVGGALINMYARCGDIDKAQKVFDEMKERDVSTYNSIITGLGMHGKSIEAIEMFQAMIKRGFKPNSITFVGVLNACSHRGLVDLGFEIFHSMVKNYEIEPQMEHYGCMADLLGRVGKLEEAHSFIQRMKTGPDHIMLGALLSACKTHGNLELGERVAKTLLDCGKADSGTYVLLSNVYASSGRWSEAAKVRAEMKEGGIQKEPGCSLIEVNNEIHEFVLGDIRHPQKEEIYNKLEELENKLRSSEGYLPATEMALQDVEDWQKERALAIHSERLAICYGLISTEPNTTLRVVKNLRVCNDCHSMIKLITKICKRKIVVRDRNRFHHFENGVCTCGDYW from the coding sequence ATGAGTTGTTCTACGCTAGTAATCATTCAAGGGAACTCTGTTCTCCCGCGaaacccaaagctcaaatccAAAAACTCCCTCTACAGAAGAGAAGTAATCTCTGTGTCGCAGAACTGCAAACACATTAACCAAGTACGCTCTTTACATGCTAAGATTGTACGAAATGGCCAAGAACAAGACGCCTTCATCGTTTTCGAGCTTCTTCGTCTTTGCTCCAAGAACAACTCCATTGACTACGCCTACAACATCTTCCGACGCGTTCAAACCCCAAATGTCTATCTCTACACTGCTCTCATCGATGGGCTTGTTTTGAATGGTTCCTACTTTGATGGGTTTCGCTTATATTGTCGTATGGTCGATGATTCCATTGTCCCTGATAACTATGCTGTCACCTCTGTTCTCAAAGCTTGTGGATTTCAGTTGGCTCTGAAACAAGGGAGAGAGATTCATGGCCAGGCAATAAAACTTGGGCTGTGTTCGAATCGATCGGTGAAGATGAAGCTCATTGAGGTTTATGGAAAGTGTGGAGAGTTTGTGGATGCACGACGTGTGTTCGATGAAATGCCTGAGCACGATCTTGTTGCGTCGACCATCATGATGTCTTCTTGTTTTAGTTATGGACTAGTCGAAGAGGGAAATGCTATTTTTAACCGGCTTCGGACTAAAGACACAGTTTGTTGGACAGCCATGATTGATGGGTTGGTCAAGAATGGGGAAATGAATTGGGCattagagctttttagggagATGCAGATGAAAAATGTGAAGCCTAACGAATCTACCATTGTTTGTGTTTTATCTGCTTGCTCACAGTTGGGAGCATTGGAACTTGGACGATGGGTTCACTCGTACATGGAAAAGTATCAAATCAAGCTTAATCATATTGTTGGTGGTGCGTTGATTAATATGTACGCAAGATGTGGTGACATCGATAAAGCACAGAAAGTAtttgatgaaatgaaagagagagATGTCAGTACATACAACTCCATTATTACTGGACTTGGCATGCATGGGAAGAGCATTGAAGCCATTGAAATGTTTCAGGCAATGATAAAACGAGGGTTTAAACCAAATAGCATTACTTTTGTTGGTGTCCTTAATGCATGTAGTCATAGAGGATTGGTGGACTTGGGTTTTGAGATATTTcattctatggttaaaaactatGAGATTGAACCACAAATGGAGCATTATGGATGCATGGCTGATCTTTTGGGTCGAGTTGGCAAGCTCGAAGAAGCTCACTCCTTTATTCAGAGGATGAAAACAGGCCCTGATCATATTATGTTGGGTGCTTTGTTGAGTGCTTGTAAAACACATGGAAACCTTGAGCTAGGGGAACGAGTGGCCAAGACTTTGCTGGATTGTGGGAAAGCTGATTCAGGAACCTACGTTCTTCTCTCGAATGTTTATGCTTCATCAGGGAGATGGAGCGAAGCTGCGAAAGTGAGAGCAGAGATGAAGGAAGGTGGAATCCAAAAGGAGCCAGGTTGCAGTTTGATTGAAGTGAACAATGAAATTCATGAGTTTGTTTTGGGAGATATAAGACATCCCCAAAAGGAAGAAATCTACAATAAGCTAGAGGAGCTTGAGAATAAGCTGAGATCATCAGAAGGGTATTTGCCAGCGACAGAGATGGCTTTGCAGGATGTTGAGGATTGGCAAAAGGAAAGGGCTTTGGCAATACACAGCGAGAGGCTGGCCATCTGCTATGGTCTAATCTCTACAGAACCCAACACCACTTTGAGGGTTGTGAAGAATTTGAGAGTATGCAATGACTGCCATTCGATGATCAAGCTTATCACTAAGATTTGCAAGAGAAAAATTGTGGTGAGAGATCGAAATAGGTTCCACCATTTTGAGAATGGGGTTTGTACTTGTGGGGATTATTGGTGA